The following are encoded together in the Mumia sp. Pv4-285 genome:
- the cmk gene encoding (d)CMP kinase has product MPPVVIALDGPSGSGKSSTARKVATRLGLAYLDTGAMYRAMTWAVLERDVDVEDAEAVAEAAAEIVIESGTDPQAPTIIADGVDVAGPIREQAVTDAVSQVSRVPAVRERLVALQRQTIASSDGIVLEGRDIGTVVAPDAPLKLYLVADTAARAARRAAEEGQAEVAAHVEATAASLQRRDAIDSTRTTSPLAKADDAIELDTTHLTLDEVVDEVVRLAVKAVPDLGGPAS; this is encoded by the coding sequence GTGCCCCCTGTCGTCATCGCTCTCGACGGACCGTCCGGGTCCGGCAAGTCGAGCACGGCCCGCAAGGTGGCGACCCGCCTCGGACTGGCCTACCTCGACACCGGGGCGATGTACCGCGCCATGACCTGGGCGGTGCTGGAGCGCGATGTCGACGTCGAGGACGCGGAGGCCGTGGCCGAGGCCGCTGCGGAGATCGTGATCGAGTCAGGCACCGATCCGCAGGCGCCGACCATCATCGCCGACGGCGTCGACGTCGCCGGCCCGATCCGCGAGCAGGCGGTGACCGACGCCGTCAGCCAGGTCAGTCGGGTCCCCGCCGTGCGCGAGCGCCTGGTCGCGCTCCAGCGCCAGACGATCGCCTCCTCGGACGGCATCGTGCTGGAGGGCCGTGACATCGGCACCGTCGTCGCGCCGGACGCACCGCTCAAGCTCTACCTGGTCGCCGACACGGCTGCCCGGGCAGCACGTCGCGCCGCGGAGGAGGGGCAGGCGGAGGTCGCCGCCCACGTCGAGGCGACCGCCGCCTCGCTCCAGCGCCGCGACGCCATCGACTCCACTCGTACGACGTCCCCGCTGGCCAAGGCAGACGACGCGATCGAGCTCGACACCACCCACCTCACGCTCGACGAGGTGGTCGACGAGGTCGTACGCCTCGCCGTCAAGGCCGTACCCGATCTCGGAGGACCCGCATCATGA
- the der gene encoding ribosome biogenesis GTPase Der — protein sequence MTEPVTEPGSVRLPVLAVVGRPNVGKSTLVNRILGRREAVVQDVPGVTRDRVSYEAEWNGREFTVVDTGGWDPDAKGLAERIAAQAEVAVAAADAVLFVVDATVGITDADEEVVKVLRRSGNPVILVANKVDDERGELEAASLWNLGLGEPFPVSALHGRGAGDLLDIILDVLPEAPQQTDDEDEGPHRIALVGKPNAGKSSLLNKLAGSERVVVDSVAGTTVDPVDELVELGGDVWRLIDTAGIRRRVKEASGHEYYASLRTASAIERAEVAVVVLDSSEPISEQDLRIIRQVEEAGRALVVAFNKWDLVDDERRYYLDREITRELVQVQWAPRVNITALTGWHVDRIVRALNTALDGWYTRVPTGLLNSFLGRLVAEHPHPVRSGKQPKIMFGTQASVAPPTFVLFTSGKLEDQYLRFVERRLREEFGFEGSPIHLTQRVREKRKRR from the coding sequence ATGACCGAACCCGTCACCGAGCCGGGGAGCGTACGCCTCCCGGTCCTCGCCGTCGTCGGACGCCCCAACGTCGGCAAGTCGACGCTCGTCAACCGCATCCTCGGACGCCGCGAGGCTGTCGTGCAGGACGTCCCCGGGGTGACACGTGACCGTGTCTCGTACGAGGCGGAGTGGAACGGCCGCGAGTTCACCGTGGTCGACACCGGCGGCTGGGACCCCGACGCCAAGGGGCTGGCCGAGCGGATCGCCGCCCAGGCGGAGGTCGCCGTCGCCGCCGCCGACGCGGTGCTGTTCGTGGTCGACGCGACGGTGGGCATCACCGACGCCGACGAGGAGGTCGTGAAGGTCCTGCGGCGCTCAGGCAACCCGGTCATCCTGGTCGCGAACAAGGTGGACGACGAGCGGGGTGAGCTCGAGGCAGCCTCGTTGTGGAACCTCGGGCTCGGCGAGCCGTTCCCGGTGTCCGCGTTGCACGGCCGTGGTGCCGGCGACCTGCTCGACATCATCCTCGACGTCCTGCCGGAGGCTCCCCAGCAGACCGACGACGAGGACGAGGGCCCGCACCGCATCGCCCTGGTCGGCAAGCCCAACGCCGGCAAGTCGAGCCTGCTCAACAAGCTGGCCGGCTCCGAGCGCGTCGTCGTCGACAGCGTCGCGGGCACGACCGTGGATCCGGTCGACGAGCTCGTCGAGCTCGGGGGAGACGTCTGGCGGCTCATCGACACCGCCGGCATCCGCCGCCGGGTGAAGGAGGCGTCGGGTCACGAGTACTACGCGAGCCTGCGTACGGCCTCCGCGATCGAGCGGGCCGAGGTCGCCGTCGTCGTCCTCGACTCCAGCGAGCCGATCTCCGAGCAGGACCTGCGCATCATCCGCCAGGTCGAGGAGGCCGGACGTGCGCTGGTCGTCGCGTTCAACAAGTGGGACCTCGTCGACGACGAGCGTCGCTACTACCTCGACCGGGAGATCACCCGCGAGCTGGTCCAGGTGCAGTGGGCGCCGCGGGTCAACATCACCGCGCTCACCGGCTGGCACGTCGACCGGATCGTCCGGGCGCTCAACACCGCGCTCGACGGGTGGTACACCCGGGTGCCGACCGGTCTCCTCAACTCGTTCCTCGGCCGTCTCGTCGCGGAGCACCCGCACCCGGTCCGCAGCGGCAAGCAGCCGAAGATCATGTTCGGGACGCAGGCGAGCGTCGCTCCGCCGACCTTCGTTCTGTTCACGTCGGGCAAGCTCGAGGACCAGTACCTGCGGTTCGTCGAGCGCCGGCTGCGCGAGGAGTTCGGCTTCGAGGGCTCGCCGATCCACCTGACCCAGCGCGTGCGGGAGAAGCGCAAGCGCCGCTGA